In Oncorhynchus clarkii lewisi isolate Uvic-CL-2024 chromosome 2, UVic_Ocla_1.0, whole genome shotgun sequence, one DNA window encodes the following:
- the LOC139422615 gene encoding zinc finger protein 436-like produces MKNKPGKKQHNKTKRTKHHRDLIKTECGTQSDDVDCNREEPDISQAPYITKGVCISSIQIKEEPTDFEQQGMGEEQNRSVPSFQKKHIKHQNTSNPMTGCSQISRSPMVMLTRLSNVVVKTLLRDTKVCLVKEENPDETDGVSSPQFFPCPHCTISFTDCYFLENHMKTKHHKQYLALFKGHVSTSKTVYAPTHSCPHCSCMFHTSRQLHVHTRQAHPSPSLRKLHPCPYCARSFQYIARLHTHCKVWHKMAVAFTDGYLSCADCGKSFKNCWGLGPHQCHKPEDTKLENGPVCLNIGMPCSECGKSCSSPQNLRIHMRTHTGEKPYVCKECGKSFSEASSHCKHMMIHSGVKPFKCQDCGKDFARMWHLRVHMTVHSGEKPLSCPKCDRRFAYSDSLKLHLRTHSGERPFKCTVCGKDFADKGYLKLHLKIHSNERNYHCGVCGLKFINIAALKTHQRTHTGERPFHCTVCDKTFFRHAHLKNHQRTHTGEKPYTCTECGKSFTQSGDLTKHIRTHTGEKPYECSVCHGCYTSSGDLGKHMRIHNGSRPYHCQECDKSFRMVGHLKTHMRTHTGERPYSCPRCHRTFARAHHLSGHLPRCC; encoded by the exons ATGAAGAACAAACCTGGGAAAAAGCAACACAACAAAACCAAGAGGACTAAACACCATCGAGACCTAATCAAAACAGAGTGTGGAACACAGTCAGATGATGTTGACTGCAATAGAGAAGAACCAGACATTAGTCAAGCACCCTACATTACTAAAGGAGTTTGTATCAGCTCCATCCAAATCAAAGAGGAACCAACAGACTTTGAACAGCAGGGAATGGGAGAGGAACAAAACCGTTCAGTTCCTTCCTTCCAGAAGAAGCACATCAAACATCAAAATACATCCAATCCAATGACCGGGTGTAGCCAGATATCAAGGAGTCCTATGGTGATGCTAACAAGATTGTCTAAT GTGGTGGTTAAGACTCTTCTGCGAGACACTAAAGTgtgtttggtgaaggaggaaaaCCCAGACGAGACAGATGGAG TCTCTTCTCCTCAGTTCTTTCCTTGTCCACACTGCACCATCTCCTTCACTGACTGTTACTTCCTGGAGAACCACATGAAGACCAAACACCATAAGCAGTACCTGGCTTTGTTCAAAGGCCATGTCTCAACGAGTAAAACCGTGTATGCCCCCACACACAGCTGTCCCCACTGTAGCTGCATGTTCCATACCTCACGGCAGCTACACGTCCACACCCGTCaggcccacccctctccctctctgagaAAACTCCACCCCTGCCCCTATTGTGCCCGCAGCTTCCAGTACATAGCCAGACTGCATACTCACTGCAAGGTTTGGCATAAAATGGCTGTCGCTTTCACAGATGGATACCTCAGTTGCGCTGACTGTGGAAAGAGCTTCAAGAATTGCTGGGGACTGGGGCCTCACCAGTGTCACAAGCCTGAGGACACTAAACTTGAGAATGGCCCTGTCTGTCTGAACATCGGCATGCCATGCTCAGAGTGTGGCAAAAGCTGCTCTAGTCCTCAGAATCTGCGCAttcacatgcgcacacacaccgGCGAGAAGCCTTACGTCTGTAAGGAGTGTGGCAAGAGCTTCTCAGAAGCCAGCAGTCATTGCAAACACATGATGATACACTCGGGGGTCAAGCCATTCAAATGCCAGGATTGTGGAAAGGATTTTGCCCGGATGTGGCACCTCCGAGTTCACATGACCGTTCACTCTGGCGAGAAGCCTTTATCCTGCCCCAAATGTGACAGGCGGTTTGCATACAGTGATTCTTTGAAGCTTCACCTGCGCACACACTCAGGGGAGAGACCTTTCAAATGTACTGTGTGTGGTAAAGATTTTGCAGATAAAGGTTATCTGAAGTTGCATCTGAAGATCCACAGCAATGAAAGGAACTACCATTGTGGGGTTTGTGGGCTGAAGTTCATAAACATTGCTGCGTTGAAAACCCACCAGCGCACACACACTGGGGAGAGGCCTTTCCATTGCACAGTGTGTGACAAGACATTTTTCCGACACGCACACCTGAAGAACCACCAGCGCACTCACACAGGTGAGAAACCATACACCTGTACTGAGTGTGGCAAAAGCTTCACTCAGTCTGGAGATCTTACAAAACACATACGCacccacactggagagaagccgtaTGAATGTTCTGTCTGCCACGGCTGTTATACCTCTTCAGGGGATCTGGGCAAACATATGAGGATCCACAATGGCTCACGGCCATATCACTGCCAGGAGTGTGACAAAAGCTTCCGCATGGTCGGTCACCTTAAAACTCACATGAGGACCCACACTGGTGAGAGACCGTACTCCTGCCCCCGCTGCCATCGTACTTTTGCTCGCGCCCACCACCTCTCTGGCCACCTGCCTAGATGTTGCTGA
- the LOC139419237 gene encoding uncharacterized protein — protein MIIDAPRDQPGKKQRNKTKMTRSHRDHIKTDCETQSDDVDSSREDSDIGQAHSLSSNGFTFNIIQIKEEETDFEVHEPSEEHNGIRSNYHLDSRALHQDSGTIKTKTETDSVYISQGTVEIKTEHDSEIRVVETETLVYSPSHSCPHCSCMFHTPQQLLVHTCQIANSDNVVDFLLKTPFHSLESTEMVRIKTEGRPLPEIKYIRKDDKVRRAFNTNWYKKYQWLTGSLSSSRLYFWPCLLFGTFEPWAKGGFSDLKNIDRSAKRHDESREHLNSYAKLKLLGHPSHHANHSLNEGLRIQAAQHNEKVRRNRDVLKRLIDSIAYLGMQELAFRGHDEMESSANKGNFRELAEVIARYDALLAQHMESSTVFTGM, from the exons atgatcattgatgccccacgag ATCAACCTGGGAAAAAGCAACGCAATAAAACCAAGATGACTAGAAGTCATCGTGATCACATCAAAACGGATTGTGAAACACAGTCAGATGATGTTGACTCCAGTAGAGAAGATTCAGACATTGGCCAAGCCCACTCTCTCAGCAGTAATGGGTTTACTTTCAACATCATCCAAATCAAAGAGGAGGAAACAGACTTTGAAGTGCATGAACCAAGTGAGGAACATAACGGAATCAGATCAAATTATCACTTGGATTCTAGAGCACTCCACCAGGATTCTGGAACCATCAAAACCAAGACTGAAACAGATTCTGTTTACATTAGCCAAGGAACGGTGGAAATTAAGACTGAGCATGATTCTGAAATCAGAGTGGTTGAGACAGAAACTCTAGTGTACTCCCCCTCACACAGCTGCCCCCACTGCAGTTGCATGTTCCACACACCACAGCAGCTACTTGTCCACACCTGCCAGATCGCGAATTCTGACAACGTTGTGGATTTTTTGTTGAAGACCCCATTTCATTCTTTGGAGTCCACAGAAATGGTGCGAATTAAAACAGAGGGTCGACCTCTGCCTGAAATCAAGTACATAAGGAAGGATGACAAAGTGAGGAGGGCGTTCAATACCAACTGGTATAAAAAGTATCAATGGCTAACAGGTAGTCTTTCATCAAGCCGCTTGTATTTCTGGCCTTGTCTGCTCTTTGGAACGTTTGAGCCTTGGGCTAAAGGGGGGTTCAGTGACCTGAAGAACATTGACCGTTCAGCTAAACGGCATGACGAAAGCCGGGAGCATCTCAACTCCTACGCGAAACTCAAGCTTTTGGGACACCCGAGTCATCATGCCAATCATTCACTCAATGAAGGCCTGCGTATTCAAGCTGCGCAACACAACGAAAAGGTCAGAAGAAACAGGGATGTTCTCAAACGCCTCATTGACAGCATTGCATACTTAGGCATGCAAGAGTTGGCTTTTAGGGGGCACGATGAGATGGAAAGTTCCGCTAACAAAGGCAACTTCAGGGAATTGGCAGAGGTAATCGCGCGGTATGATGCTTTACTTGCTCAGCATATGGAATCTTCAACTGTGTTCACTGGAATGTGA
- the LOC139422660 gene encoding oocyte zinc finger protein XlCOF6-like: MKHKSVKKQHKIMRSKCETQLDDVNCKREEPDISQAPSPNTKGVTSNSIQIKEEPADFEVQSHCFDSRALHKDSGTVITKTETDSVYISQGTVEVKAEYDSDSEIHKVVVKRETQVCFMKEENVGEEDTDEDTKDGRDTDSNRVSSPQFFPCTYCTISFTNHSFLEKHIKWNHQKEYLAMLRSSFSKSSGTETLPTHSCLHCSLMFQTPRLLSIHTLQIHPSATPRKPARPHRVSAKLYTCPQCARRFRYLGSLQNHCELSHKMAVISTNGHLSCADCGKSFKNCWGLGPHQCHEPEGTEPQDIKPVVCLEVGFHCSECGKILCSPQSLNIHMRIHTGEKPYACKECGKRFAESGSLRKHLLIHSGVKAFKCQECGKDFARMKGLRSHMTTHSGKKQYSCSHCDRQFGYKSSLTIHLRSHTGEKPFHCTECGKDFSIKRNLRLHLKIHNNEKGHQCGECGLKVIDIGALKTHMRSHTGERPYHCTVCSKQFIRLEHLKNHQRTHTGERPYVCSECSKSFAQSGDLTKHIRTHTGEKPYECSVCHGCYTSSGDLGKHMRIHNGSRPFPCQECDKSFRLVGHLKTHMRTHTGERPYSCPRCLRTFARTHHLSVHLAQCR, from the exons ATGAAGCACAAATCTGTGAAAAAGCAACACAAAATCATGAGGTCTAAGTGTGAAACACAGTTAGATGATGTTAACTGCAAAAGAGAGGAACCAGACATTAGCCAAGCTCCCTCTCCCAACACTAAAGGGGTAACTTCCAACTCCATCCAAATTAAAGAGGAACCAGCGGACTTTGAAGTACAGAGTCATTGCTTCGATTCTAGAGCACTCCACAAGGATTCTGGAACCGTCATAACCAAGACTGAAACAGATTCCGTTTACATTAGCCAAGGAACAGTAGAGGTAAAAGCGGAGTATGATTCTGATTCTGAAATACATAAGGTAGTGGTTAAGAGAGAAACTCAAGTGTGTTTCATGAAGGAGGAGAATGTGGGTGAAGAAGACACAGATGAGGACACCAAAGACGGGAGGGATACTGACAGCAACAGAG tctcttctCCTCAGTTCTTTCCTTGCACATACTGCACCATCTCCTTCACCAACCATTCCTTCCTGGAGAAGCACATCAAGTGGAACCACCAGAAGGAGTATCTGGCCATGTTGAGAAGCAGTTTTTCAAAGAGCAGTGGAACAGAGACGCTCCCAACACACAGCTGCCTCCACTGTAGCCTCATGTTCCAAACCCCACGGCTGCTTAGCATCCACACCCTCCAGATCCACCCTTCAGCCACTCCCCGGAAACCTGCCCGTCCACACAGAGTTTCGGCAAAACTCTACACCTGCCCACAGTGTGCCCGCAGATTCAGATACCTGGGCAGTCTGCAAAACCACTGTGAGCTTTCACACAAAATGGCTGTGATCAGCACCAATGGACACCTCAGTTGTGCCgactgtgggaagagcttcaagaATTGTTGGGGACTGGGACCTCACCAGTGTCACGAACCAGAGGGCACTGAACCTCAGGACATTAAGCCTGTGGTCTGTCTTGAAGTCGGCTTCCATTGCTCAGAGTGTGGCAAGATCCTCTGTAGTCCACAGAGCCTGAACATTCACATGCGAATTCACACCGGAGAGAAGCCTTATGCCTGCAAGGAGTGTGGCAAAAGGTTTGCGGAGAGCGGCAGTTTACGCAAACACCTGCTGATACACTCTGGAGTCAAGGCATTCAAATGCCAGGAATGCGGGAAGGATTTTGCCCGTATGAAGGGTCTCAGGAGTCACATGACCACTCATTCTGGCAAAAAGCAGTACTCCTGCTCCCACTGTGACCGGCAGTTTGGATACAAGTCTAGTCTGACTATTCACCTACGctctcacacaggggagaaaccctttcACTGCACAGAGTGTGGTAAAGACTTCTCTATCAAGAGAAACCTGAGGCTTCACCTAAAGATCCACAACAATGAAAAAGGCCACCAGTGTGGGGAGTGTGGCCTGAAGGTGATAGACATTGGGGCGTTGAAGACACACATGCGCTCACACACCGGCGAGAGGCCTTACCACTGCACAGTGTGCAGCAAGCAGTTCATTCGACTGGAACACCTGAAGAACCACCAACGCACTCACACAGGGGAGAGACCATACGTCTGTTCGGAGTGCAGCAAGAGCTTTGCTCAGTCTGGAGATCTCACAAAACACATACGCacccacactggagagaagccgtaTGAATGTTCTGTCTGCCACGGCTGTTATACCTCTTCAGGGGATCTGGGCAAACATATGAGGATCCACAATGGCTCACGGCCCTTTCCCTGCCAGGAGTGTGACAAGAGTTTCCGCTTGGTCGGCCACCTTAAAACTCACATGAGGACCCACACCGGTGAGAGACCGTACTCCTGCCCCCGCTGTCTCCGGACCTTCGCTCGCACCCACCACCTCTCTGTTCACCTGGCTCAGTGTCGATGA